One stretch of Anolis sagrei isolate rAnoSag1 chromosome 11, rAnoSag1.mat, whole genome shotgun sequence DNA includes these proteins:
- the NOS2 gene encoding nitric oxide synthase, inducible has protein sequence MQKMMCPWPLFFKPPICKNKFQDDKDINNNMEKATQHVCSLAKQDGTIPSSKPDVIIAAATAREKCLPNSNKQASRCLRNLKIKNWEHGMTLQDTLHCEAKEVLSCRSSVCQGSLMNSPALVRGPRDEPVPKDKLLHQATEFINLFYGSSKELKIDHFARLEAVAKEIETTGTYQLTGDELVFAAKQAWRNAPRCIGRIQWSNLQVFDARNCATAKEMFAHLCRHLAYSTNGGKIRSAITVFPQRTDGKHDFRIWNSQLIRYAGYQTPDGSIVGDPANVELTQLCIQLGWKPRHGRFDVLPLILQADGQDPELFELPPELVLEVPMEHPTYEWFKDLGLKWYAIPAVSNMLLEVGGLEFTACPFNGWYMGTEIGVRDFCDVQRYNILQDVGKRMGMETNKLSSLWKDKAVIEVNVAVLHSFQKENVTIMDHHSATNSFMKYMQNEYRIRGGCPADWVWLVPPISGSITTVFHQEMLNYILSPFYYYQVDAWKTHVWKDERHTPRKREIKFRIWAKAVLFASVLMRKAVALRIQATILYATETGKSETLAHNLGDLFNCAFNAKVICMDDYNLIDLEKEHLLLVVTSTFGNGDSPSNGKIFQNALLSTKQLSNKFRYGVFGLGSSMYPEFCAFAWAIYQKLIQLGASPITPMGEGDELNGQEEAFRAWAVDAFKTSCEIFDIHCKHRILLPKAFTSNETWNPKDFRIAYDTQPLDLSKALGDIHGKSVVLMELTSRKNLQTPKSSRVTLLIKLSCEANQGVKYLPGDHMGIFPSNPKALVDGIISHITDAPPTNKIIRLETRSDRGYWTGDKKLPACTFAQALMHFLDVTSPPSQRFLRTLSQWAKDDWEKERLNHLCHSLEEYNKWKFYRSPTILEVLEEFPSVEVSAAFLLSQLPLLKPRYYSISSSQDWDPKEIHLTVALVAYKTQDGNGPVHHGICSTWLNTINLKESIPCFVCSADGFRLPKDPQKPCILIGPGTGIAPFRSFWQQRLYDLEMKGTQGRGMILLFGCRHANLDHLYKDDMEEMLWKGIFQEIYTAYSREPGRPKVYVQDLLQKALASKVCQLLHEEEGHLYVCGDVRMARAVAKTMKEMFAKQLGLTEEQAEDYCFQLKRQKRYHEDIFGAVFAHETQRDTRLRPSFESPNPLTF, from the exons AAATGTCTCCCGAACAGTAACAAGCAAGCCTCCAGATGCCTGAGGAACTTGAAAATTAAAAACTGGGAACATGGAATGACACTCCAAGACACACTGCACTGCGAGGCAAAAGAG GTGCTGAGCTGCCGGTCCAGCGTGTGTCAAGGGTCTCTCATGAACAGCCCAGCTTTGGTCAGAGGTCCCCGAGACGAACCCGTCCCTAAAGACAAATTATTGCACCAAGCGACTGAGTTTATCAATCTGTTCTACGGTTCATCCAAAGA GCTGAAAATAGACCACTTTGCTCGCCTGGAAGCAGTGGCTAAAGAGATCGAGACAACCGGGACTTACCAGCTAACCGGAGACGAACTCGTCTTTGCAGCAAAGCAGGCCTGGAGAAATGCGCCGCGGTGCATCGGGAGAATCCAGTGGTCCAATTTACAG GTGTTTGACGCTCGTAACTGCGCTACTGCCAAGGAGATGTTTGCACACCTCTGTCGTCATTTGGCATATTCGACCAACGGAGGCAAGATCAG GTCGGCCATCACGGTTTTCCCCCAGAGGACAGACGGGAAACATGACTTCCGAATATGGAACAGCCAGCTCATCCGATATGCCGGATACCAAACGCCGGATGGTTCCATTGTGGGCGATCCAGCCAATGTGGAGCTCACACAG CTATGCATCCAACTGGGTTGGAAGCCTAGACATGGCCGCTTTGATGTCCTTCCACTCATTCTCCAGGCTGATGGCCAAGACCCAGAGTTATTTGAGCTGCCGCCAGAACTGGTCCTCGAAGTGCCAATGGAGCATCCCAC ATATGAATGGTTTAAAGACCTGGGCTTGAAGTGGTATGCTATTCCCGCCGTCTCGAACATGCTACTCGAGGTTGGAGGGCTGGAGTTTACAGCTTGCCCTTTCAACGGCTGGTACATGGGGACCGAGATCGGGGTGCGAGACTTCTGCGATGTGCAGCGCTACAATATACTCCAG GACGTGGGGAAAAGAATGGGCATGGAAACAAATAAGCTCTCTTCCCTGTGGAAAGACAAAGCTGTGATTGAAGTGAATGTTGCCGTGCTACATAGTTTTCAG AAAGAAAATGTCACCATCATGGACCACCATTCTGCCACTAACTCCTTCATGAAGTACATGCAGAACGAGTACCGGATCCGGGGAGGATGTCCGGCTGACTGGGTTTGGCTTGTGCCTCCCATCTCAGGGAGCATCACAACTGTTTTCCACCAGGAGATGTTGAATTATATCCTCTCTCCTTTCTATTATTACCAG GTTGATGCGTGGAAAACCCATGTTTGGAAAGATGAGAGGCACACGCCCAGGAAACGGGAGATCAAGTTTCGCATCTGGGCCAA GGCTGTGCTGTTTGCATCTGTGCTGATGCGCAAAGCCGTGGCACTCAGGATCCAAGCAACCATCCTCTATGCCACCGAAACAGGAAAGTCAGAAACACTGGCCCATAACCTTGGAGACCTATTCAACTGTGCTTTCAATGCCAAG GTCATTTGTATGGACGATTACAACCTGATAGACCTTGAGAAGGAACATCTCCTCCTGGTGGTCACTAGTACTTTTGGAAATGGAGATTCTCCAAGCAAcggaaaa ATATTTCAGAATGCCCTATTGTCGACAAAACAACTAAGCAACAAATTCAG atATGGAGTCTTTGGCTTGGGTTCAAGCATGTATCCCGAGTTCTGCGCCTTCGCCTGGGCCATCTACCAGAAACTCATTCAGCTGGGGGCATCTCCAATCACCCCGATGGGTGAAGGGGATGAACTCAATGGGCAAGAGGAAGCTTTCCGAGCCTGGGCAGTGGATGCATTCAAG ACGTCCTGTGAAATTTTTGATATCCACTGCAAGCACAGGATCCTATTACCCAAAGCGTTTACAAGTAATGAAACCTGGAACCCCAAGGATTTTAGGATTGCATATGACACTCAACCCCTAGATTTGTCCAAAG CACTGGGGGACATCCATGGGAAAAGTGTTGTCCTGATGGAGCTCACATCTCGGAAGAATCTGCAAACGCCAAAGTCTAG CCGCGTCACCCTCCTCATTAAGCTTTCCTGCGAGGCCAACCAGGGAGTTAAGTATCTGCCTGGGGACCATATGGGCATCTTCCCTTCCAACCCCAAAGCCCTCGTCGATGGCATCATTTCCCATATTACAGATGCTCCTCCGACCAACAAGATAATTCGTTTGGAAACGCGGAGTGACC GTGGATACTGGACCGGAGACAAGAAGCTCCCCGCTTGTACCTTTGCTCAGGCGCTGATGCATTTCCTGGACGTCACCAGCCCTCCTTCCCAGCGGTTTCTCCGAACGCTGTCCCAGTGGGCCAAGGATGACTGGGAGAAGGAGCGGCTCAACCACTTGTGCCAT AGCTTGGAGGAGTATAACAAGTGGAAGTTCTATCGGAGCCCCACCATCCTGGAGGTCTTGGAGGAATTCCCCTCCGTTGAGGTCTCAGCCGCTTTTCTGTTGTCCCAGCTGCCTTTGCTGAAGCCCAGGTATTATTCCATCAGTTCATCACAGGATTGGGACCCCAAAGAGATTCATCTGACCGTTGCCTTGGTCGCCTACAAGACCCAAG ATGGCAACGGTCCAGTGCATCATGGGATATGCAGTACTTGGCTAAACACTATCAACTTGAAAGAGAGCATCCCATGCTTTGTTTGCAG CGCCGATGGATTTCGACTTCCCAAAGATCCCCAAAAACCATGCATTTTGATTGGCCCAGGGACAGGGATCGCGCCGTTTAGAAGCTTCTGGCAACAACGTCTCTATGACCTGGAAATGAAAG GCACCCAGGGAAGAGGGATGATACTCCTGTTCGGCTGCCGGCACGCCAACCTGGACCACCTCTACAAAGACGACATGGAGGAAATGCTCTGGaaaggcatcttccaagaaatcTACACTGCATACTCCAGAGAGCCGGGCCGTCCCAAA GTTTATGTCCAAGATCTTCTTCAGAAGGCTCTGGCATCCAAAGTGTGCCAACTCCTACATGAGGAGGAAGGTCACCTGTATGTCTGTGGGGATGTCCGCATGGCCAGAGCCGTGGCCAAAACCATGAAGGAGATGTTTGCTAAGCAGCTGGGCTTAACGGAAGAGCAAGCGGAGGACTACTGCTTCCAGCTGAAG AGACAAAAGCGATACCATGAAGACATATTTGGAGCGGTGTTTGCACACGAGACCCAAAGAGACACGAGACTCAGACCCAGCTTCGAATCTCCAAATCCACTAACATTTTAG